TTCTGGGAGACATCTCAAAAATTGCTCTCGATATctcaaatcgtcgacagtttcaaGCGATCTTAGAAAATTGTTGAAGGTTTCGCTCCTGGACTGCAAgacagaaattcaaattttgaaattatacaTTAAGTTGGTTGGTTTTTGGGGGGAAACCTCCAAAGGAAAGTCTATTTATCTCTGTCTAAGGGTATTGGGAGAAATGAGAGAGATCATTgaaaagtgtattgtgtactttgacatTTCCTTAGTGAAATCCGTGTGTCGTTACTTTTGTGGATGTAGGTTTTTCCGAAgttgttgttcttattgtttATCATTTTCTGATTGTATTTCATTTGCTTGTAATATTTTATTCCGCTGTACATCCTATTTATCCAATCCATATTACAACAGAAACATGATCTTTCCCTCTAACAAGTTTATCAAATTGCTCCTGGTGATAAAGTACATTATTAACTTGACAAAACCACACATAAGAAAGGTATGATATATGATGCGGTAAGGGTAAaacaaaaaaattgtacgaaaggGTTCATTTATATAAGATTTAAAACTCATTAATCACAACAttgtatattaatatttttggATCCCCTATTATTAAATGAATGTCCAACATCTTATTAGCCAATAAACCCTTTTAATGGTTTTACCATTTTAGCCAAACACAAAGATAGTCAAAATGTACTCATTTCCCTATATCACCACCATAGATAGAGTCCTCTAAGCAACATCCCAGATAAAATTTGGGCCATTCAAATTGGAATTCTAAGAGTGGAAAGGAATATAGGGTAAAAGATTTGCTCTATCCCCTAGTCTAGACCTAGCATGAACTTCTAATGAATCCTCAGATGACACAAAAAGGAACCAGAGACTTATTTTTTTACCTTTGTTAGTCTGAAACTATTGAAGGCAATATGTTAACATAAGTGATTTTTCGAAAACAATGGTGTTTTGGCTCAGAACATTATGTTGAGgcattcaaaatgattttcacagGAAACCCAGTAAGTGCACAATATTCACCCTACAAACAATAAAAAAAGAGAACATTGCTTCAATTCtgtttgtgagagagagagagagagagagagagagatgcaaatTTCCATCACTATATTAATGAACAAAACAGAGGCCCAAAAACAATTAGAAGTTAGCCTACAACTACTATCAGATTCAGGATGGATATAAACAACTTTTGGCATGAACCAAAGGACAAGGGGGTGAAAAGCAAAAAACAAGAGAAACAAAAATATAGAATAGTTCTCAATCTAAACTCATGTTTTAGCCTCTACTAAGATTGGCACATGCCTAAACCTCCCAACACAAACTTGCTTTCCCTCTAGCTAACTGGctaaaaacaaaattaaatattaatgctAGCCCCATACCTTTCTAAAAGTAATTCCTAATCCAACCCATATGCACATTCGATTCCCATTACCAAGCCAGTAAAAATCAGATGGATGTACTTCTCATCTTCCCCTTTTGTTTTGGTTGCTCATCAAGTTCGAATTCCAGGACACCCATCATAAAAGGGCTTCATTGGGCGAATGCTCGGGGCTTCTTTTCCATGCGCTCTGGTTATCTACATGCGTCAGCCAAGCTGATGGGAATTGGCTCCTGAGGCTGTTGGTAATTGTTGAAGGGAGCAACCCGCCCATCGATAGTGTTACTAAGATCATTTTTTGAATTATTTGCGCTAGTGCTTGTTTGTTGTAGAAGATTAACAAGGGACATAAAAATGTCCATTCTCGTTATATTTTCCTTCTTTGCCTGTATTATCAGTGTATCTATCATTAATTTCCAAGCTGagaaataaataattatttagtcaaaaagtaaaaagaaagaaGATTGTGCAACTGTTATAGAGAAAAAAATTGCATGAATGTGATTGATTATGTCAAATGTTTACCTCAACAGTAAAACGTGCCCATATCTTATTCTCTTTAACCTCCATCACTCCCTTCAAGATGGTCAAGCCAAATCCACGAATTACATCTGCTATCTCAAGAAAGAACCCCCCTTCTTCACAGAGCATCTGCAAcgtagaaaatgaaaataattgtCAGGGGTCCAAATTTTATGCGTGTTCTTCCAGAAATAGGAAATACGTGATCTGGGTTCAAATATGAAGAAGGATGTGTCCCTCCATCTGTACCTCTATAAGCATTTGACCTGGGGGATTAAGATCCTCAACAATAATTGGGCAAACCATTGATTGACCTCCTACTTCAAATGCCCACGTAGCACCACCGCTGCTATTACCACTGCCACTGAAGCTCTCTCTCAGAACCACTCCATTCTCCTGCCCAATCAGCTGTAGCATCATGCAAGCTTGTTAGTAAGCAAGTGCAAGCAGATGCTAAGAGTGAATCCTTCTTTGTCgaacaaaatattgaaaaaaaaataattagaaatgAAATGACAGAGTGGTTACCTTCGGCTCTTCAGTTTGTTTAAGTCTGTCAGCATATTTTGTCACACTTTGCAAGAACAGCATGTGTTTGGCCGTGTGGTCCAACAAAGCATCAATGCTTAGCTGCAACATCAATCAAATCAAAACACATCAATATCTCACACAGGAACTAAAACGTCCATCATCTGCCTCTAATGCAGTTTTTGGCAtggcatttggacatgaatgcTGATGCCAGCAATAATTTCACCAGTCCCTTAAAAATGGAGAAGAATCCTCAAAAAGGGAGCGTCTTTCTACCAATTTTATGTTTCATCAAAAGAAAGCAAGGCTTAAAAATGAATACCTTTGAACCATTTGGTATGATCTCTTTCAACTCTTTGAGACGATCTTGGATCAGTTGACGGTCTTTGGGCCTTGGTCGAGTACTTTCCCCTGGTCTAACCCGTTTCCTGGTGACCTTTTTCGGCTCTTCATGCTTCTTAGACTGTGATGTTACAGTGCTCCTGGCATTGATGCTATAGCTGTCATCGATCCATAAACCGACCTGTGACTTTGGGATAGCCTCTTTCTGGGAGGCAAGATTCTTATCCAGGTTATATAGAGGTTGTTTCACATTCATGCCCCCACCAATACAAGAGAGACCTGTGAGCTGAACTTGATTACCATTCACCACTGAATTTTCTATTCTTTTTCTTTTAGTGGAGGACAACTGATCGTCAGAACTGGATTTAGTAACAGAGTTCGCATTACTAGTTATTCCCTCCAGAAGCTGTTCAAGTCCTAATTCAGAGAATAAACCTTTCCGGGGGCCAGCCATGGACCCAACATCGAACTCTGAGACGCATTCTGAAATACTGGAACTGATAGCTGAGTGCCCACCTCTTGCTGCTGGCATTATCATATTTTCCCAACATTCACCTGCCAGACCAGACCCAAAATCCAGTCCCAAACTATCAAACAGGTCATTTTCAATGCAGGGAACATCCAAAGATTTCTCTCCTCCATCTAAATTGAATGTATTACTGATTGAACTTTGTGCAGAATCAGGTTCATTTGATTGTAGAAATTCATTTTTAACACAACCTCCATTCAAACCAGAAGATACCGAAGCAACTCCTATAGCTTGGGTCAGTTCATCGTTCAGTTTAGCAGTCTGTGCATTAATGCTTTGGTCGGGTGATGAAGTAAGCCACTGCAAAATATTATCCACCAGAAAGGGTTTAGAAATGTCTTCTTGGAATAAACACAGGCTACCTGATGCTTCTGGAAGTTGAGCTTCTGTCCCACAGATTGATGGAGTTGAATTCCAGGTGTCTATGAATTTTCCCGAGTCATAAAAATTACGCTTTTCCACATCAATTGATCCTGCCATGCTGTATAATGAAGAAATCGTTGAGTCCCCTAGAATTGTTGTTGTTCCGCAAGATAGAGAAGTTTTTGGCCTTGCCGATAAATCATTTGAGTTGTTTTGAAACCCCATTACAGAAGGAAGTTCTCTCTCAAATGAAGTCAGGGTAGAACCCTCACTACTCCAAGCACTAATGCATGGGGCATTGACAATTAAGTTGTTAGTGGAGGCAGTGGACTGTAAAAACACCGGCTGCGACTGGGTGCTAGGCTTCGAAAATATAACCTGAGCTTCTGTAGCAGTCATCTGAAATTGGTTTCTAGGATGCAATGACTGACTAATCAGGAGATCTTCACTTCCAGTCATAAAACCAGAAGTGAATGGGGAAGACCTGGTAAAATTCATTGTTGAAGAAGAGCGTCCCATTGGGTCTTTACAGTCGTCATTGTGCCTGGGTTCAAGATGCCCACGAGTGGAATTTCCAGATGAATTTGGGGAGTCAAACGAACTACTGGGATTGTGTATTTCACTGTCCAAAGAGGAAGGTGCATTGTCTGATAAGACAATACCATCAACATGATACTGGCTGAACAACCTTTTAGCTTGATCCACAAATTCTAAATTCTCCAGAATCTGCAGCGGTAAAAGCAATAAAATCAATAGGGAGTAACAAGCATGCCATGGTAGACGATCTAAAAGTCAATTGATTAGTTATTCCTACGTTGCAACTCTAttagttaaaaatatatatatgttggaaACATCATACTTGACAAAGTGAAAATGGGGGTAAACATACAAATCCCATCCTCCCCTTTTCCAAAACATACATTTTGATTAGATGGTAGCAACCCATGTTCCAAAATGATTggtttacccttttttttttttcaatgttgaTACACTAAAGTAGTGCGACTATGATAAAAAATACTTCCAGAGGCACATCCCCTATGGAATATTCCA
This window of the Malania oleifera isolate guangnan ecotype guangnan chromosome 6, ASM2987363v1, whole genome shotgun sequence genome carries:
- the LOC131157575 gene encoding uncharacterized protein LOC131157575, which encodes MGRAAETESMLKRTLRTLCCSNGWSYGVLWRFDQRNSMLLTLEDAYYEEQMGVVVIDSMLLQVHMLGEGTIGQAAFTGKHQWIFSDVHGGDWNSLNSITSPDVCQGDSEFHQQFSSGIKTIAVISVESWGVVQFGSTQKILENLEFVDQAKRLFSQYHVDGIVLSDNAPSSLDSEIHNPSSSFDSPNSSGNSTRGHLEPRHNDDCKDPMGRSSSTMNFTRSSPFTSGFMTGSEDLLISQSLHPRNQFQMTATEAQVIFSKPSTQSQPVFLQSTASTNNLIVNAPCISAWSSEGSTLTSFERELPSVMGFQNNSNDLSARPKTSLSCGTTTILGDSTISSLYSMAGSIDVEKRNFYDSGKFIDTWNSTPSICGTEAQLPEASGSLCLFQEDISKPFLVDNILQWLTSSPDQSINAQTAKLNDELTQAIGVASVSSGLNGGCVKNEFLQSNEPDSAQSSISNTFNLDGGEKSLDVPCIENDLFDSLGLDFGSGLAGECWENMIMPAARGGHSAISSSISECVSEFDVGSMAGPRKGLFSELGLEQLLEGITSNANSVTKSSSDDQLSSTKRKRIENSVVNGNQVQLTGLSCIGGGMNVKQPLYNLDKNLASQKEAIPKSQVGLWIDDSYSINARSTVTSQSKKHEEPKKVTRKRVRPGESTRPRPKDRQLIQDRLKELKEIIPNGSKLSIDALLDHTAKHMLFLQSVTKYADRLKQTEEPKLIGQENGVVLRESFSGSGNSSGGATWAFEVGGQSMVCPIIVEDLNPPGQMLIEMLCEEGGFFLEIADVIRGFGLTILKGVMEVKENKIWARFTVEAKKENITRMDIFMSLVNLLQQTSTSANNSKNDLSNTIDGRVAPFNNYQQPQEPIPISLADACR